ATTGGTGTAAGCGGTTAAGCCCACGAACGTCTTTACCCCAGCTGCCAGCCTCTCTGCGAAAGCAAGGCGTGTAAGCACAACGCTTTAAAGGCAATTCACCCTCCTCGACAATTTCATCGCGAAAAAAGTTTGTGACGGGAACCTCTGCGGTTGGGACGAGGTATAGATCATCCCCCTGGGCGTGGTACATCTGGCCCTCTTTATCCGGCAACTGGCCTGTTGCGGTCGCGCTTGCGGCATTTATCAGAATAGGCGGGAGAAACTCGATGTAGCCTCCCTTATTAGCCTCATCTAAATAAAAAGAAATAAGCGCTCTGAGCAAACGTGCCATGTCTCCGATATAAAACGGAAAACCGCCACCAGTGACTTTTACTCCACGTTGAAAATCTATGTACTGATTAAACCAAGGAATATCGTAGTGAGCGGTTGCGTGCGGGGATACTGAATTTACATCGCCCCAAGTTGCAACCGTCTGGTTATCTCCCTCTGTTTTCCCGATAGGCACGGACTCGTGCGGCATATTAGGAATCGTCATAAAAGACGCTTTCCAGGCCTCATCCACCTCCTTAGCGGCAGCCTCCAACTCCTTTACCCTTGCGGCAATGACCTTCATGCCCTGTACGGCTTCTAAAAACTCAGGGGAACCCTTTTTTAGCGCGGCCATTTTGTCATTAAACGCCTTTTGTTCAGC
This window of the Verrucomicrobia bacterium CG1_02_43_26 genome carries:
- a CDS encoding serine--tRNA ligase; this encodes MIDVKILRENPEFVRNAIAKKKFSCDLDAFLVLDAKRREQVAEAENARAEQKAFNDKMAALKKGSPEFLEAVQGMKVIAARVKELEAAAKEVDEAWKASFMTIPNMPHESVPIGKTEGDNQTVATWGDVNSVSPHATAHYDIPWFNQYIDFQRGVKVTGGGFPFYIGDMARLLRALISFYLDEANKGGYIEFLPPILINAASATATGQLPDKEGQMYHAQGDDLYLVPTAEVPVTNFFRDEIVEEGELPLKRCAYTPCFRREAGSWGKDVRGLNRLHQFDKVELVKWVHPEKSFEELESLRADAERLLQLLEIPYRVLAICTGDIGFPHSKQYDLEVWAGGQKRWLEVSSCSNFTDFQARRAGIRFRPQGGGKAQVVHTLNASGLAVPRVLAAILENNIQEDGRVKVPEVLKPWLGKDYIGESKVCESC